The Lucilia cuprina isolate Lc7/37 chromosome 5, ASM2204524v1, whole genome shotgun sequence genome includes a window with the following:
- the LOC111681411 gene encoding semaphorin-5A isoform X2: MIILHLLDKTNYNNKMLLQILIFLITLVSFHNPTEGFHQQHHHQQQQQQQQHHHQQMINLEANYELIENDSRYISYQDLMTTAKRFVDSDITTYSELLFDVARNQMIVGARDILYRMSFDLELLERANWEATAAQIAMCQAKGQSEQMCRNYVRVLQTYGENLLYACGTYAFNPNCTWRQMENLTVTGYDSGVGKCPFNPKSNITSLMTKDDKMFVGTTTDFSGSDAAILKSDIQQNVPNYHKVIRTKQYNNDWLNNPQFVGSFEAGEFVYFLFREPAVEYMNCGKVIYSRIARVCKNDAGGDQILRDNWTSFLKARLNCSLPGEYPFYFDEIQGMTYSDAENVLYATFTTPENSIHGSAVCAYNLTSINEAFDGPFKHQEHVDNAWRPVNSKHNSQFKCQIPSANTRSKHFLESSKYQLMDRAVQPLTQKPLYFSKLERFSQIALDVLHTKTERVNVLFINTDKHMIKKLSLKHETETTPAQTCLVEVWRTEEDASILKMEYLKVTDSLYVGSEQSLTRIPAQHCSRHVTKASCLNAMDPYCGWNELVEKCTAQYLGEQMTKYWLQAEELKCPVLTAAIDGAWSTWSDWFKCSKHGESDGDCMCRTRECNNPRPQNGGNECRGINTEVSNCTVHGGWTEWSAWSACSQTCGIAVKTRRRYCGNPKPAFGGRTCVGQERAEMYCSHLPPCPAPKPVAIDGGWGPWGEWSECSAFCGGGFRIRRRECNDPSPQNGGMECPGCNIDYEDCNMQSCPEVRKLSGWTPWLIQQNKTDESEGSTVLMEKRFRFVCRASTPDAGSMHISLAKTENRICRDGVCHRHNEANILDEAEHGEWGPCNVTCGGGVQHRAAYDSNGKHRGKHVQSRACNMHACPETPTSFNEVISSHEWSCWTDWSPCSVTCGLGLRRRTRKCLGGHEKMCHGRSIDEEKCEMKPCEDFIGWSSWSEWSDCTKDGIRFRHRKCLVEEPSVTECRGEEFEKTACVPGECEGTQMASTSTLISIISIVILLYVLTIFMTFWMTRRRYSPPVTLMKNNTPSPTAYDSYPNQYSSLPTKDIYDVRPKVKRQSSFNMCSSPTSKNFKTGTLNRNNIAHNHTPKVLAKTYNDCETGTLKRNSNALNNYRSNIDDEKF, encoded by the exons AGATATTTTATATCGGATGTCCTTCGATTTGGAGTTGCTTGAACGTGCCAATTGGGAGGCAACAGCAGCACAAATCGCAATGTGTCAGGCAAAAGGCCAATCAGAGCAAATGTGTCGTAATTATGTGCGCGTTTTGCAAACTTATGGTGAGAATCTATTGTACGCGTGTGGGACGTATGCCTTCAATCCAAATTGTACATGGCGCCAG ATGGAAAATCTAACAGTTACCGGCTATGACAGTGGTGTGGGTAAATGCCCCTTTAATCCTAAATCGAATATCACCAGTCTAATGACAAAAGATGATAAAATGTTTGTGGGCACCACTACCGATTTTTCGGGTAGTGATGCTGCAATTTTAAAATCTGATATTCAACAGAATGTG ccCAATTATCATAAAGTAATTAGAACTAAACAGTATAACAATGATTGGCTAAATAATCCACAGTTTGTGGGTAGTTTTGAGGCTggtgaatttgtttactttttgttcCGGGAACCAGCTGTGGAGTACATGAACTGTGGCAAG GTCATTTATTCTCGTATTGCTCGTGTTTGCAAAAACGATGCTGGTGGCGATCAGATTTTGAGAGATAATTGGACGTCGTTTTTAAAAGCACGACTAAATTGTTCTCTACCCGGTGAATATCCAttttattttgatgaaattcaaGGCATGACTTATTCAGATGcggaaaatgttttatatgccACATTTACAACTCCCGA AAATAGCATACATGGTTCCGCTGTGTGTGCCTACAATCTCACCTCCATTAATGAAGCTTTCGATGGGCCTTTTAAACATCAGGAACATGTCGATAATGCCTGGAGACCAGTAAATTCTAAACATAACAGTCAATTTAAATGTCAAATTCCCTCGGCAAATACACGTTCCAAACATTTCCTAGAGTCCTCCAAATATCAGCTAATGGATCGTGCCGTACAACCGTTAACACAAAAACCCTTATATTTCAGCAAACTTGAAAGATTTTCTCAAATCGCTTTAGATGTTTTACACACTAAAACTGAAAGGGTTAATGTTTTATTCATCAATACCGATAAACATATGATCAAGAAATTATCACTGAAACATGAGACAGAAACAACGCCGGCCCAAACTTGCCTTGTGGAAGTATGGAGAACAGAAGAAGATGCTAGTATTCTTaaaatggaatatttaaaagtaactGATTCTTTGTATGTGGGTTCCGAACAGTCTTTAACACGCATACCAGCTCAACATTGTAGCCGTCATGTTACCAAGGCTTCATGCTTAAATGCCATGGATCCCTATTGTGGTTGGAATGAATTGGTGGAAAAATGTACGGCCCAATATTTGGGAGAACAAATGACTAAGTATTGGTTACAGGCAGAGGAATTAAAATGTCCTGTGCTAACGGCAGCTATAGACGGAGCCTGGTCCACCTGGTCAGATTGGTTTAAATGCTCGAAACATGGTGAAAGTGATGGTGACTGTATGTGCAGAACGAGGGAGTGTAATAATCCTAGACCACAAAATGGTGGCAATGAATGTCGTGGTATTAATACCGAGGTTAGCAATTGTACTGTGCATGGTGGCTGGACGGAATGGTCGGCTTGGTCAGCATGTTCTCAGACCTGCGGTATAGCTGTTAAGACGAGAAGACGTTATTGTGGCAATCCCAAGCCTGCTTTCGGTGGTCGTACTTGTGTGGGTCAGGAAAGAGCTGAAATGTACTGCAGTCATTTACCACCCTGTCCGGCTCCTAAACCGGTGGCTATAGATGGTGGTTGGGGTCCTTGGGGAGAATGGAGTGAATGCAGTGCTTTCTGTGGTGGTGGTTTTCGTATACGTCGTCGTGAATGCAATGATCCTAGTCCACAAAATGGTGGCATGGAATGTCCTGGCTGTAATATCGATTACGAAGATTGTAACATGCAATCTTGTCCCGAGGTACGCAAACTCAGTGGCTGGACTCCTTGGTtgatacaacaaaataaaacagatGAAAGTGAAGGTTCCACGGTGTTAATGGAGAAAcgttttcgttttgtatgtcGAGCCAGTACTCCAGATGCCGGATCTATGCACATATCCCTGGCCAAAACGGAGAACCGCATTTGTCGTGATGGAGTTTGTCATCGTCATAATGAGGCAAATATTTTAGATGAAGCCGAACATGGAGAATGGGGTCCCTGTAATGTAACCTGTGGAGGTGGTGTACAACATAGAGCAGCCTATGATAGCAATGGCAAACATCGTGGTAAACATGTACAAAGTAGGGCTTGTAATATGCATGCTTGTCCTGAAACACCTACGAGTTTCAATGAAGTAATATCCTCCCATGAATGGAGTTGTTGGACAGATTGGTCGCCCTGTTCGGTAACCTGTGGTTTAGGTTTAAGGCGAAGAACACGCAAGTGTTTGGGTGGTCATGAGAAAATGTGTCATGGACGTTCTATAGATGAGGAAAAATGTGAAATGAAACCCTGTGAAG ATTTCATCGGTTGGAGTAGTTGGTCCGAATGGTCGGATTGCACTAAGGATGGTATACGTTTCAGACATCGCAAATGTCTGGTGGAAGAGCCTAGTGTAACCGAATGTCGCGGTGAAGAATTCGAGAAAACAGCTTGTGTGCCAGGCGAATGTGAAG GTACACAAATGGCTTCGACATCTACTTTAATTTCCATTATATCTATAGTGATTTTACTATATGTTCTAACCATATTCATGACATTCTGGATGACACGTCGACGTTATTCACCACCTGTAACGcttatgaaaaataatacacCCTCACCCACTGCTTACGATTCATATCCCAATCAGTATTCAAGTTTACCCACCAAAgat ATCTATGATGTCCGTCCCAAAGTTAAACGTCAATCGAGCTTTAACATGTGCTCTTCGCCTACatcgaaaaatttcaaaaccgGCACTCTGAATCGTAATAATATCGCTCACAATCATACACCCAAAGTATTGGCGAAAACCTATAATGACTGCGAGACTGGCACGCTCAAACGTAATTCGAATGCTTTAAATAACTATCGTTCCAATATTGATGATGAAAAGTTTTAG
- the LOC111681411 gene encoding semaphorin-5A isoform X1, giving the protein MIILHLLDKTNYNNKMLLQILIFLITLVSFHNPTEGFHQQHHHQQQQQQQQHHHQQMINLEANYELIENDSRYISYQDLMTTAKRFVDSDITTYSELLFDVARNQMIVGARDILYRMSFDLELLERANWEATAAQIAMCQAKGQSEQMCRNYVRVLQTYGENLLYACGTYAFNPNCTWRQMENLTVTGYDSGVGKCPFNPKSNITSLMTKDDKMFVGTTTDFSGSDAAILKSDIQQNVPNYHKVIRTKQYNNDWLNNPQFVGSFEAGEFVYFLFREPAVEYMNCGKVIYSRIARVCKNDAGGDQILRDNWTSFLKARLNCSLPGEYPFYFDEIQGMTYSDAENVLYATFTTPENSIHGSAVCAYNLTSINEAFDGPFKHQEHVDNAWRPVNSKHNSQFKCQIPSANTRSKHFLESSKYQLMDRAVQPLTQKPLYFSKLERFSQIALDVLHTKTERVNVLFINTDKHMIKKLSLKHETETTPAQTCLVEVWRTEEDASILKMEYLKVTDSLYVGSEQSLTRIPAQHCSRHVTKASCLNAMDPYCGWNELVEKCTAQYLGEQMTKYWLQAEELKCPVLTAAIDGAWSTWSDWFKCSKHGESDGDCMCRTRECNNPRPQNGGNECRGINTEVSNCTVHGGWTEWSAWSACSQTCGIAVKTRRRYCGNPKPAFGGRTCVGQERAEMYCSHLPPCPAPKPVAIDGGWGPWGEWSECSAFCGGGFRIRRRECNDPSPQNGGMECPGCNIDYEDCNMQSCPEVRKLSGWTPWLIQQNKTDESEGSTVLMEKRFRFVCRASTPDAGSMHISLAKTENRICRDGVCHRHNEANILDEAEHGEWGPCNVTCGGGVQHRAAYDSNGKHRGKHVQSRACNMHACPETPTSFNEVISSHEWSCWTDWSPCSVTCGLGLRRRTRKCLGGHEKMCHGRSIDEEKCEMKPCEDFIGWSSWSEWSDCTKDGIRFRHRKCLVEEPSVTECRGEEFEKTACVPGECEGTQMASTSTLISIISIVILLYVLTIFMTFWMTRRRYSPPVTLMKNNTPSPTAYDSYPNQYSSLPTKDVSFSFNYHCNFHIFLYFPLYLSLFQIYDVRPKVKRQSSFNMCSSPTSKNFKTGTLNRNNIAHNHTPKVLAKTYNDCETGTLKRNSNALNNYRSNIDDEKF; this is encoded by the exons AGATATTTTATATCGGATGTCCTTCGATTTGGAGTTGCTTGAACGTGCCAATTGGGAGGCAACAGCAGCACAAATCGCAATGTGTCAGGCAAAAGGCCAATCAGAGCAAATGTGTCGTAATTATGTGCGCGTTTTGCAAACTTATGGTGAGAATCTATTGTACGCGTGTGGGACGTATGCCTTCAATCCAAATTGTACATGGCGCCAG ATGGAAAATCTAACAGTTACCGGCTATGACAGTGGTGTGGGTAAATGCCCCTTTAATCCTAAATCGAATATCACCAGTCTAATGACAAAAGATGATAAAATGTTTGTGGGCACCACTACCGATTTTTCGGGTAGTGATGCTGCAATTTTAAAATCTGATATTCAACAGAATGTG ccCAATTATCATAAAGTAATTAGAACTAAACAGTATAACAATGATTGGCTAAATAATCCACAGTTTGTGGGTAGTTTTGAGGCTggtgaatttgtttactttttgttcCGGGAACCAGCTGTGGAGTACATGAACTGTGGCAAG GTCATTTATTCTCGTATTGCTCGTGTTTGCAAAAACGATGCTGGTGGCGATCAGATTTTGAGAGATAATTGGACGTCGTTTTTAAAAGCACGACTAAATTGTTCTCTACCCGGTGAATATCCAttttattttgatgaaattcaaGGCATGACTTATTCAGATGcggaaaatgttttatatgccACATTTACAACTCCCGA AAATAGCATACATGGTTCCGCTGTGTGTGCCTACAATCTCACCTCCATTAATGAAGCTTTCGATGGGCCTTTTAAACATCAGGAACATGTCGATAATGCCTGGAGACCAGTAAATTCTAAACATAACAGTCAATTTAAATGTCAAATTCCCTCGGCAAATACACGTTCCAAACATTTCCTAGAGTCCTCCAAATATCAGCTAATGGATCGTGCCGTACAACCGTTAACACAAAAACCCTTATATTTCAGCAAACTTGAAAGATTTTCTCAAATCGCTTTAGATGTTTTACACACTAAAACTGAAAGGGTTAATGTTTTATTCATCAATACCGATAAACATATGATCAAGAAATTATCACTGAAACATGAGACAGAAACAACGCCGGCCCAAACTTGCCTTGTGGAAGTATGGAGAACAGAAGAAGATGCTAGTATTCTTaaaatggaatatttaaaagtaactGATTCTTTGTATGTGGGTTCCGAACAGTCTTTAACACGCATACCAGCTCAACATTGTAGCCGTCATGTTACCAAGGCTTCATGCTTAAATGCCATGGATCCCTATTGTGGTTGGAATGAATTGGTGGAAAAATGTACGGCCCAATATTTGGGAGAACAAATGACTAAGTATTGGTTACAGGCAGAGGAATTAAAATGTCCTGTGCTAACGGCAGCTATAGACGGAGCCTGGTCCACCTGGTCAGATTGGTTTAAATGCTCGAAACATGGTGAAAGTGATGGTGACTGTATGTGCAGAACGAGGGAGTGTAATAATCCTAGACCACAAAATGGTGGCAATGAATGTCGTGGTATTAATACCGAGGTTAGCAATTGTACTGTGCATGGTGGCTGGACGGAATGGTCGGCTTGGTCAGCATGTTCTCAGACCTGCGGTATAGCTGTTAAGACGAGAAGACGTTATTGTGGCAATCCCAAGCCTGCTTTCGGTGGTCGTACTTGTGTGGGTCAGGAAAGAGCTGAAATGTACTGCAGTCATTTACCACCCTGTCCGGCTCCTAAACCGGTGGCTATAGATGGTGGTTGGGGTCCTTGGGGAGAATGGAGTGAATGCAGTGCTTTCTGTGGTGGTGGTTTTCGTATACGTCGTCGTGAATGCAATGATCCTAGTCCACAAAATGGTGGCATGGAATGTCCTGGCTGTAATATCGATTACGAAGATTGTAACATGCAATCTTGTCCCGAGGTACGCAAACTCAGTGGCTGGACTCCTTGGTtgatacaacaaaataaaacagatGAAAGTGAAGGTTCCACGGTGTTAATGGAGAAAcgttttcgttttgtatgtcGAGCCAGTACTCCAGATGCCGGATCTATGCACATATCCCTGGCCAAAACGGAGAACCGCATTTGTCGTGATGGAGTTTGTCATCGTCATAATGAGGCAAATATTTTAGATGAAGCCGAACATGGAGAATGGGGTCCCTGTAATGTAACCTGTGGAGGTGGTGTACAACATAGAGCAGCCTATGATAGCAATGGCAAACATCGTGGTAAACATGTACAAAGTAGGGCTTGTAATATGCATGCTTGTCCTGAAACACCTACGAGTTTCAATGAAGTAATATCCTCCCATGAATGGAGTTGTTGGACAGATTGGTCGCCCTGTTCGGTAACCTGTGGTTTAGGTTTAAGGCGAAGAACACGCAAGTGTTTGGGTGGTCATGAGAAAATGTGTCATGGACGTTCTATAGATGAGGAAAAATGTGAAATGAAACCCTGTGAAG ATTTCATCGGTTGGAGTAGTTGGTCCGAATGGTCGGATTGCACTAAGGATGGTATACGTTTCAGACATCGCAAATGTCTGGTGGAAGAGCCTAGTGTAACCGAATGTCGCGGTGAAGAATTCGAGAAAACAGCTTGTGTGCCAGGCGAATGTGAAG GTACACAAATGGCTTCGACATCTACTTTAATTTCCATTATATCTATAGTGATTTTACTATATGTTCTAACCATATTCATGACATTCTGGATGACACGTCGACGTTATTCACCACCTGTAACGcttatgaaaaataatacacCCTCACCCACTGCTTACGATTCATATCCCAATCAGTATTCAAGTTTACCCACCAAAgatgtaagtttttcttttaactatcattgtaattttcatatatttttatatttccctCTCTATCTCTCACTCTTTCAGATCTATGATGTCCGTCCCAAAGTTAAACGTCAATCGAGCTTTAACATGTGCTCTTCGCCTACatcgaaaaatttcaaaaccgGCACTCTGAATCGTAATAATATCGCTCACAATCATACACCCAAAGTATTGGCGAAAACCTATAATGACTGCGAGACTGGCACGCTCAAACGTAATTCGAATGCTTTAAATAACTATCGTTCCAATATTGATGATGAAAAGTTTTAG